A single Spirochaetae bacterium HGW-Spirochaetae-1 DNA region contains:
- a CDS encoding D-alanine--D-alanine ligase A, which translates to MITVGVLYGGRSGEHDVSLCSAASVVASLDRSKYEVVAIGIDRDGRWYVQDEPVIVDDKDFGRKMNLERKGNWTVNHYEKGNALVLRDSDSDKEVAVDVVFPVIHGTFCEDGTLQGLLELAMVPYVGADVAGSAIGMDKDVSKRLLRDGGIPVVPWKIITHRDWSSNRKKIAADINDAFAYPLFVKPCSAGSSVGVKKVNEPALLEESVDFALRFDNKIMIEDGIAAREIECAVLGNDDPEASYLGEIIPKHEFYSYEAKYIDSQGAELVIPANIDEFLSADIREAAVQAFRILNCSGMARVDFFLERGSSNYYLNEINTLPGFTSISMYPKLWEYTGLSYARLLDKLIDLARQRHAERKRISTELAHV; encoded by the coding sequence ATGATTACTGTTGGAGTCCTGTACGGCGGGAGGTCAGGGGAACATGATGTGTCTCTCTGTTCTGCGGCATCGGTAGTTGCATCCCTGGACCGTTCAAAATATGAAGTGGTTGCCATAGGCATCGACCGGGACGGGCGATGGTATGTTCAGGATGAGCCGGTAATTGTAGATGATAAAGATTTCGGCAGAAAAATGAACCTGGAACGCAAGGGAAACTGGACTGTCAATCATTACGAGAAAGGAAACGCCCTCGTACTGCGTGACAGCGATTCGGATAAAGAGGTTGCTGTCGATGTGGTCTTTCCCGTGATACACGGGACCTTTTGTGAGGATGGGACCCTGCAGGGGCTTCTTGAGCTGGCCATGGTTCCCTATGTGGGGGCTGATGTTGCAGGTTCGGCGATCGGTATGGATAAGGATGTTTCCAAACGTCTCCTCAGGGACGGAGGGATTCCCGTTGTTCCCTGGAAAATAATAACTCACCGTGACTGGTCAAGCAACCGAAAGAAGATAGCGGCTGATATTAATGATGCTTTCGCCTACCCACTGTTTGTTAAACCATGCAGCGCCGGTTCATCAGTAGGAGTAAAGAAGGTGAATGAGCCGGCTTTACTGGAAGAGTCCGTTGATTTTGCATTGCGTTTTGACAATAAAATTATGATTGAGGATGGCATTGCAGCGCGGGAGATCGAATGCGCGGTTCTGGGCAATGATGATCCCGAAGCCTCATACCTGGGAGAGATTATTCCGAAGCATGAATTCTATTCTTACGAGGCGAAATATATAGACAGCCAGGGCGCTGAGCTGGTTATCCCCGCCAACATTGATGAATTTCTTTCAGCCGATATCAGGGAGGCGGCTGTCCAGGCATTCCGTATTCTTAATTGTAGCGGTATGGCGCGTGTTGATTTTTTCCTTGAGCGAGGCAGCAGTAACTATTACCTGAATGAGATAAATACACTACCCGGGTTTACAAGCATCAGCATGTATCCCAAGCTGTGGGAATACACGGGTCTTTCCTATGCCAGACTTCTTGATAAGCTGATAGACCTGGCCCGTCAACGGCACGCGGAACGAAAAAGAATATCAACGGAGCTCGCACATGTTTGA
- a CDS encoding DNA-directed RNA polymerase subunit alpha, with protein MAPRNLLKGFKRPNKIVFEHAELQPNYGRFVAEPFEKGYGLTIGNSLRRVLLSSIEGAAITAIKVEGVPHEFFAIEGVYEDVTRIILNLKKLCFKYESEMPKVIHIIKDGPGDLTGADFDVDPDIQVMNKDLVIAKMNEAAKIDMEVQVERGRGYIPAEMNKSNTEAVGVIPIDSIFSPIKKVNVRVEDTRVGQRTDYDKLILEIWTDGSISPEDALAHAAKIIKDHMTIFINFEEEVEEEIEVIDENIEKMKSLLAKSIDEVELSVRAYNTLKSLDISTLEQLVRKTEDELRKSKHYSDIVLKEIKSKLEVLHLSLGLKD; from the coding sequence ATGGCCCCAAGAAATTTATTAAAGGGCTTTAAAAGACCTAATAAGATTGTGTTTGAACATGCTGAATTACAGCCTAATTATGGCCGTTTTGTTGCAGAACCATTCGAAAAAGGATACGGTCTTACAATTGGTAATTCACTGAGAAGAGTGCTTCTCTCGTCTATTGAAGGAGCGGCAATAACCGCCATAAAAGTTGAAGGTGTTCCTCATGAGTTTTTTGCCATTGAGGGTGTATACGAAGATGTTACCAGAATAATTCTCAATCTGAAAAAGCTTTGCTTCAAATATGAAAGCGAAATGCCTAAAGTTATCCATATAATCAAAGACGGTCCCGGCGATTTAACGGGAGCTGATTTTGATGTTGATCCTGATATACAGGTTATGAATAAGGATCTGGTTATAGCCAAGATGAATGAAGCTGCAAAGATCGATATGGAAGTACAGGTCGAACGAGGCAGAGGTTATATACCCGCGGAAATGAATAAGTCTAATACTGAGGCTGTTGGTGTAATCCCAATTGACTCAATATTTTCGCCCATCAAGAAAGTTAATGTACGAGTTGAAGATACCAGGGTTGGGCAGAGAACCGACTATGATAAACTGATTCTCGAAATATGGACCGACGGCTCAATTTCTCCTGAAGATGCACTGGCTCATGCGGCAAAGATTATAAAAGATCACATGACGATCTTTATAAATTTTGAAGAAGAGGTTGAGGAGGAGATTGAAGTAATCGATGAAAATATCGAAAAAATGAAATCTCTTCTGGCAAAATCTATTGATGAAGTTGAACTTTCAGTCAGGGCGTACAATACACTCAAGAGCCTTGATATTTCAACTCTTGAACAACTGGTGAGAAAAACTGAAGATGAATTAAGAAAATCAAAACACTATAGTGATATAGTCTTGAAAGAAATCAAATCAAAACTTGAGGTTCTTCATCTCAGTCTTGGATTAAAGGACTAA
- a CDS encoding 50S ribosomal protein L17 has translation MRNRNSVKQLGKTYSHRKAMFNNMVTSLFNHERIITTKQKGKELKKISEKMITKAKRNLDLTDSEAEKKLHNKREIMKHIKNRDIVKKLFEDIAPRFKTRNGGYTRMYLLGRRPGDAAEMAIVELVERVHKSEKKEAKTEGKEKEKEKEKEKEKEKEKEKKKKKSKEDK, from the coding sequence ATGAGAAATAGAAACAGTGTTAAACAATTAGGAAAAACATATTCCCATAGAAAGGCAATGTTTAATAATATGGTAACATCTTTGTTTAACCATGAAAGAATTATAACAACTAAGCAGAAAGGAAAGGAATTAAAAAAGATTTCTGAAAAAATGATTACAAAAGCAAAAAGAAATCTTGATCTTACCGATTCTGAAGCTGAAAAAAAGCTTCATAACAAGCGTGAAATAATGAAGCACATTAAAAACAGGGACATTGTTAAAAAACTCTTTGAAGATATTGCACCTCGGTTTAAAACTCGCAACGGAGGATACACTAGAATGTATCTCCTGGGAAGAAGACCTGGCGATGCGGCTGAAATGGCCATTGTAGAACTGGTTGAGAGAGTACATAAGTCCGAGAAAAAAGAAGCAAAAACCGAAGGAAAAGAGAAAGAGAAAGAGAAAGAGAAAGAGAAAGAGAAAGAGAAAGAGAAAGAGAAAAAGAAAAAGAAGAGCAAAGAAGACAAATAG
- a CDS encoding aspartate kinase, translating to MTDRIIVQKYGGTSVKNAERIKAVAARIRGYVERGYRVVVVVSAMGQTTDELLDLASQITANPSRRELDMLLSTGEQVSISLLAMAMHELGVQAVSHTGAQVKVLTDGNFTDAKIESISADRMKSSLEKNDVVIVAGFQGIDNEENITTLGRGGSDTSAVALAAVLGVRDCEIYTDVNGVYTADPRIIEKTRKLKEISYEEMLELSRLGAGVLHSRSVEFAKKFNVRLHVRSSYNFEEGTIVMPREEMMEKFIISGVTSKKNEAKISIRDLDDKPGIAAELFKSMGDEKLYVNMIVQSTGFNNRASISFTVLKSDLKRAREICEDLKGKLGASSIDYKEDIAIVSAVGVGMLSSYGVAARMFRVLADEGINIDMISTSEIGISCVIDSKYTELALTIIHKEFLEEEQ from the coding sequence ATGACTGACAGAATCATCGTTCAGAAATACGGCGGCACCTCGGTAAAGAATGCCGAGCGCATTAAGGCCGTAGCTGCCCGCATCAGGGGATATGTGGAACGAGGCTACCGGGTCGTGGTGGTGGTCTCGGCCATGGGACAGACCACGGACGAGCTGCTGGACCTGGCATCGCAGATTACGGCGAACCCGAGCCGGCGCGAGCTGGATATGCTTCTCTCTACGGGCGAACAGGTATCCATATCACTCCTTGCCATGGCCATGCATGAACTGGGCGTACAGGCCGTATCCCATACGGGAGCCCAGGTGAAGGTGCTGACCGACGGCAATTTCACCGATGCAAAAATTGAAAGCATTTCAGCGGACCGGATGAAGAGCTCCCTGGAGAAAAACGATGTTGTCATCGTGGCCGGATTCCAGGGCATCGACAACGAGGAGAATATCACCACACTGGGCCGCGGCGGTTCCGACACCTCGGCAGTGGCCCTTGCTGCCGTGCTGGGCGTGCGGGACTGCGAGATATACACCGACGTGAACGGCGTGTATACGGCCGATCCCCGGATTATTGAAAAGACCAGGAAACTGAAGGAAATCAGCTATGAAGAAATGCTGGAGCTCTCCCGTCTTGGCGCAGGAGTGCTCCATTCCAGGTCAGTGGAGTTCGCAAAAAAATTTAATGTGCGCCTCCACGTGAGGTCCAGCTATAACTTTGAGGAAGGAACCATTGTTATGCCCCGGGAGGAGATGATGGAGAAATTTATTATAAGCGGCGTCACATCGAAAAAGAACGAGGCCAAGATCAGCATACGTGATCTTGACGATAAGCCGGGCATAGCAGCCGAGCTTTTTAAATCCATGGGTGATGAAAAATTATATGTCAATATGATTGTTCAGTCCACTGGATTCAATAACCGGGCTTCAATCTCATTTACGGTGTTGAAAAGCGACCTGAAAAGGGCCCGGGAAATCTGTGAGGACCTGAAAGGAAAGCTTGGGGCATCGTCAATCGACTATAAGGAAGATATTGCCATAGTATCGGCCGTGGGAGTGGGCATGCTTTCTTCCTATGGTGTTGCGGCCAGGATGTTCAGAGTTCTGGCCGATGAGGGAATCAATATTGATATGATCTCCACGTCGGAAATCGGCATCTCCTGCGTTATTGACAGCAAGTATACGGAACTGGCTCTGACAATTATACATAAAGAATTTCTTGAAGAGGAGCAATAG
- a CDS encoding tRNA pseudouridine(38-40) synthase TruA translates to MESGNREKRRLALVIQYDGTAFNGLQVQNNGRTVQGELENALHILTKENVRIYASGRTDAGVHALGQVVHFDCESDLKIERLCIGLNGILDRDVSVRKIYEVDHNFHARYSAREREYMYKIYNHPQRSPFMQYRAMWVNHPLDTDYLSETLSYLVGEHDFASFCKKKSRMENTVRKINGISVHRDGDYVNIIINGNAFLHNMIRIIIGTSLEMFRQGKNPSLMKKILAQKDRDLGGVTAPAYGLYLNRVMYDPDLSSIKASFGDFQESSK, encoded by the coding sequence ATGGAATCAGGAAATAGGGAAAAGCGACGTCTAGCGCTTGTCATTCAGTATGATGGAACCGCCTTCAACGGACTACAGGTGCAGAACAACGGCAGGACGGTGCAGGGAGAACTGGAAAATGCTCTGCATATTCTAACTAAGGAAAATGTTCGAATCTATGCATCGGGAAGAACGGATGCGGGTGTTCACGCCCTGGGACAGGTTGTCCATTTTGACTGTGAAAGCGATTTGAAGATTGAAAGGCTGTGTATTGGTCTCAATGGAATTCTTGACAGAGATGTGTCGGTGCGGAAAATATATGAGGTAGATCACAATTTTCATGCACGATATTCAGCGCGGGAGAGGGAGTATATGTATAAAATATATAATCACCCGCAGAGAAGTCCTTTCATGCAGTACAGAGCTATGTGGGTCAACCATCCCCTTGATACCGATTATCTTTCTGAAACGTTATCCTATCTTGTGGGTGAACATGATTTTGCCTCCTTCTGTAAGAAAAAGTCACGCATGGAAAATACCGTAAGAAAGATAAATGGCATATCAGTGCACCGGGATGGGGATTATGTTAATATCATCATCAACGGTAACGCCTTTCTGCATAATATGATACGGATAATTATCGGTACCTCTCTTGAAATGTTCAGGCAAGGTAAGAACCCATCGTTAATGAAGAAGATTCTGGCGCAGAAGGATCGGGATCTCGGGGGAGTAACGGCACCTGCTTATGGATTGTATCTGAATAGAGTCATGTATGATCCGGATCTATCTTCGATAAAAGCTTCATTTGGTGATTTTCAGGAATCTTCTAAGTGA
- a CDS encoding DUF2225 domain-containing protein, whose translation MEAQKKISFRQKNSTMCPVCSYEFYREELFSGGGRLIAGKLTDELRRLYEDNKKFGNIIPMVYQVTVCPSCLYAAYPRDFNTLEIQEVDKLRELIPARKSAVAKFFGNINFNQDRNLVLGASSYMLSMDCYNVRNKKVAPTFKNAVSAIRAAWLFNDLALENPEKDFKKISLFFYKKAYQYYMRILDLIQTGEEPTDAAGNMGPDTDKNWGYDGILYVSAVLTVKIGAREKEIAKRIENFEKSKRYLSRLFGIGKQSKTKPGELLDKTRLLYDKINEMLEEWNQEIGKSDV comes from the coding sequence ATGGAAGCACAAAAGAAAATATCTTTCAGGCAAAAGAACTCGACAATGTGCCCTGTATGTTCCTATGAATTTTACCGTGAAGAGCTTTTTTCGGGGGGAGGGCGTCTTATCGCGGGGAAACTAACCGATGAGCTTCGACGACTCTATGAGGATAATAAAAAATTTGGCAATATCATTCCGATGGTTTACCAGGTTACAGTTTGTCCGAGTTGCTTATACGCCGCATACCCCAGGGATTTTAACACTCTCGAGATCCAGGAAGTTGATAAACTTCGTGAGTTGATTCCCGCAAGGAAAAGTGCAGTGGCTAAATTTTTTGGCAATATAAACTTCAATCAGGATAGAAACCTTGTCCTTGGAGCTTCCTCGTATATGTTGTCAATGGATTGTTATAATGTAAGAAACAAAAAGGTGGCCCCGACGTTCAAAAATGCTGTTTCAGCAATCCGCGCAGCATGGCTTTTCAATGATTTAGCGCTAGAAAATCCGGAAAAAGATTTTAAAAAGATATCCCTCTTTTTTTACAAAAAGGCCTATCAGTACTATATGCGCATTCTTGACCTGATACAAACCGGTGAAGAGCCTACGGATGCGGCTGGAAATATGGGTCCTGATACGGATAAAAACTGGGGATATGACGGTATTCTTTATGTTTCCGCGGTTCTGACCGTTAAAATCGGTGCCAGGGAAAAGGAAATAGCCAAAAGAATTGAAAATTTTGAGAAAAGCAAGAGATATTTAAGCAGGCTCTTTGGCATTGGAAAACAATCCAAGACAAAACCAGGAGAGTTGCTGGATAAAACAAGACTTCTTTATGACAAGATTAATGAGATGCTGGAAGAATGGAATCAGGAAATAGGGAAAAGCGACGTCTAG